The following is a genomic window from Clostridium fungisolvens.
ATGTTAATGGATACTAACCTACAACTTAAGTGGGCTCCTCCATCATCAGCTCCAATAAAAGCTATGGAAGATTGGACAAAAGGAAAGACTGTAAGCTATGCAGTATTTGATAATACTAAACCAACTGGAGATAATGCAGAAGGAATAGCAGAGACTAAGATTGAACAACTTTTCGGTACTACACTTCCTAAGTTATTAATGGCTAAGTCAGATGCTGAATTCGATAGCATATTTGCTGAATTCAAGAAGAAGAGAGACGAAGCTGGTTTCGATAAAGTTATGGCTTACAAACAAAAACAATACGAATCTAATAAGACTAAATTAGGCGTTAAATAGTAATTATAATAAGGTGTTGTCTTGAACAATAGTTCAAGGCAGCACCATAATTTAATTTGAAATAAATTCTAATATTGAAAGAAATATGGTATAATAAGATGAAGAAATTTTTAACCTCTCTAACGAAAAAAGTAAGAATCAAATGTATATTTGGTGATTATATTGATTTTTTCATAAAAATGAAAACCTTTAAATGGGGGAAAGAATGATAAAAAAGCTTATTGCCAAATTTAATAATACTACCCTTGTAAAAAAGTTCTTAATTTCTTATATAAGTATAATTGCTGTACCCATACTAGCAGTTGTATCAATATCTTATGGAACCATTCAGAAAAGAAACCGTGAAGATTCACTAAAGCAAAGTGATTATAAACTAGATGCCGAGTATCAGAACATTTATAGAAATATGAGCATAATGGGCAATATCATACAGATTGTAATAAATAACAAAGAGATGTTGGCCTTTATAGGTGGAACAGAAGAGTATAGTACTGAGGATTTGGTGAAATTCAACAATACAACCTATAAGGATATTGTACATCTTCAATATAACAATGCAATGATTGAAGGAATAAATATCTTTACGGACAATGAGAAGGTAAAGGAAATATGGCCCTTAATTTATAGGGAGAATAGAATAAAAGATAATCAATGGTTCCAAAAAACTCTTGAAAATAATACAAAGGTTTATTGGGATATTAATCATTTGGATAATGATATTAATAAGGCAGTAGTTACTAATGAAGGGGAACCTAATCTAATAGTTTCTCTAAACAGAGAACTAAGATACCCAGAAGATAAACATATCGGGGTAGTAAGAATAAATATGGCTTCAAAAAACTTCTTCCCTAAAATGTACGAGAATCCAAATGATGATAGCAATGAAATGTTATTAGTAAACAAGAATGGAAAGATGTATGGCAACAAGGATAATGCATTTGAACAAAACGCAAAGTTTAATAAAACCAAGTTTTTTAAATCTTTTCAAGATAAAGTCAAAGGCAATGATGGCATGTTTTCATATAATGACGGTTTTACTGAGTATACTGTGGTTTACAAGGTAGCTCCTATAGAAGATTGTTATCTTGTAAATATAATAGATATAGGTAAAGTAAATAGTAGTATAAAATATACTAGAAATTTATTTGTAATTGGGACTGTTTTCCTAATAGGAATGCTTTCTTTAATAATATACTACATAACAAACATAATACTTAGGAGACTATATATAATCATAAAATCCTTAAAGAAAGTTCGTGGGGGAGACTTAAATGTAGAAATACCTGTTTACAGTAATGACGAGATTGGTCTTTTAGCCCACCATTTTAGACAACTAGTAAATAAAATAAATGTACTCATAAAGGATAGTATAGATAAGAAAACTGTAACTAAAGAAGCTGAATTGAAGGCTTTAAAAAATCAGTTAGATGCCCATTTTTTATATAATACACTAGAAAACATAAGAATGATGGCAGAGATAGAAGAGAACTATACCGTATCAGACTCTTTGGCAAGTCTTGGTGAAATGATGAGATATAATATGAAGTGGGATAGGGATTATGTTCCTTTATTTG
Proteins encoded in this region:
- a CDS encoding sensor histidine kinase, with translation MIKKLIAKFNNTTLVKKFLISYISIIAVPILAVVSISYGTIQKRNREDSLKQSDYKLDAEYQNIYRNMSIMGNIIQIVINNKEMLAFIGGTEEYSTEDLVKFNNTTYKDIVHLQYNNAMIEGINIFTDNEKVKEIWPLIYRENRIKDNQWFQKTLENNTKVYWDINHLDNDINKAVVTNEGEPNLIVSLNRELRYPEDKHIGVVRINMASKNFFPKMYENPNDDSNEMLLVNKNGKMYGNKDNAFEQNAKFNKTKFFKSFQDKVKGNDGMFSYNDGFTEYTVVYKVAPIEDCYLVNIIDIGKVNSSIKYTRNLFVIGTVFLIGMLSLIIYYITNIILRRLYIIIKSLKKVRGGDLNVEIPVYSNDEIGLLAHHFRQLVNKINVLIKDSIDKKTVTKEAELKALKNQLDAHFLYNTLENIRMMAEIEENYTVSDSLASLGEMMRYNMKWDRDYVPLFEEINHIKNYIALMAIRFEHNISLRINIDERLMDKDVLKLSLQPLVENAVKHGLSKKLVKEDGTIVVDGKEDKEFTYITITDNGCGIDEASLIELKEFLNSSEQNTKHGLGMKNVNERIKIYYGEYYGIDIVSKKGYFTKIILKLPR